The stretch of DNA GAACAGCTCTCTCCTTTCTCACATGCTGCTCCGTTGTTGCAGTGCGAGCTGCGGGGACACAATCTATGTGCGCCGACGCGATggtgtgacgtcattgcgccagCCTGCTGTGGATGGCGTCCCCGCAACTCGCACTGCATGAACAGAGCAGCATGTGAGAAAGGTGAGAGAGTGGTGGAGCTAGACAGATGACAGCTCCACCATGCTACAGGACAGGAGGggctttagtctctgcctcccgctccAGGGTCTCGCACTGCTGGCCTGGCCGGCTGACAGGGCAAGCTGCTGAATCGGGATAGGGGCAGGAGGATGACCCAGCAggacaagcaccggctctgcttggggctccaagcaattgcttggtttacctgtcctgtagcgacggcctgctgttactatagagtccctgaatattaaaaataggggtctgtctattacattacttaattcctttagaacacaggggtgaatgccatctggacctggtgatttgtctattttgattttttgtaggcggcactgtacttcttcctgggttagacaggtgacctgtactgggtagTTTACCtgatctcgctgtatttcacctggcatttaattttcctctcaatacagtggagaagaatttgtttaatatattagatttttcctgatccccgtttataatttctctctcataatttttttaaagggccaacactttcatttttaacttttttgctatttatatagttaaagaacattttgaggttagttttactctccttTCATACCTATAAGAGGTTGGCCTAAAAAGGAATGCCTACACTTTGGCAGTTTGGGCCATGCCCCTTCCTTTGCCATTTGTCAAGGGCCCCCCTAACATCCATGAATCACACAAACAGTCCATTGACTCTAAAGCCTTTGATTTACAACCAAATTAGTCACTATTTTACTGCACCAAGAAAGTAGAGAGGAGGTTAGGCCCAGGACCACCAACAAATAAACCTACTGGTTAAGAGACAATGAAAACATGGTTAATggagagatttatccaaacctgtgtaaAGAatgttgcagttgcccataacaaccagaaTCAAGCTTGTATTTTAAACCCTtctaggaccaagggtgtacctgtaccccctcgtcccactccccttctatggtgATCTCCGGCTTTACccccttagatgccatgatcaaagttgttTGTGGtgtctaaaatagaaaaaaaatgtatcctggcagctcagcggagctgattgggaccaccacggtgaaactgcggtgtcccaatcagcttagagGACAGATtgagagcccttacctgcctcctcgcaggCCAATCGTTGCTAGGATGCGCCAGCCCtgctctgcaggctggagcaatcgagtacCGATAACACTGGTGAATGCTATGgcgtagcattgaacagtatgtaatcagaagattgcatgtaatagtcccctatggcgaCTATaaagtaatgtaaaaaaaagttaaataaatgtgAATGAATGCCTCCCTAAgaaaagttagaatcacctcccttttcccatttaaaaatgaataaaaacgtaaaacatatgtggtaccgccgcatgtgtaaatgtccgaactataaaagtgttaattaaaccacacagtcaatggtgtacacgtaaaaaaattccaaagtccaaaattgcatatttttggtcacttagtataccctaaaaaaagtataaaaagtgatcaaaaagtcccatcaaaacaaaaatggtacgtaTAAAAACTTAAGATCCCAAcaccaaaatgagccctcatatatccctgtatgcggaaaaataaagacggcataggggtcagaaggacaattttaaacatacaaattttggtgcatgtagttataatttttttgttaagTAGTACAATGAAATAAAACCTGTACAAAATTAGGTATCCTTCTGactgtgtggacctacagaataaagataaggtttcatttttaccgaaaggtgcactgtgtagaatcggaagcccccaaaagttacaaaatgccgcTTTTCAAAAtggaaatgaattttcacatattttcatagaCCTTTGAAAAGGTGGaggaaaaaaaggtgtgaataatatcgctggaacagaaattacagtcgtttttgagaatctcccacaGAACATCTGATTTTAAAAAagtatgtaattttgctgaacaatctgtccccttacctctatatcagtatttaccaaccagaatgcctcctagtgttgcaaaacttgggaTGCTGGAAGTTACAATTTTGTAaaagctggaggccctctggttggtaaccactgtgtacatgtaccagagctgagtgtgtgatcgtgtacacgtagcagaaattagtgtgcgacatgggtataaagcagagctgaatgtgtgataatgtgtaagcatgaccacacacacacacacaatcacacactcggctctgctgcacacacacacacacacacacacaatcacacactcggctctgctgcacacacacacacaaaatcacacactcggctctgctgcacacacacacaatcacacactcggctctgctgcacacacacacacaatcacacactcggctctgctgcacacacacacacaatcacacactcggctctgctgcacacacacacacaatcacacactcggctctgctgcacacacacacacaatcacacactctgctctgctgcacacacacacaatcacacactctgctctgctgcacacacacacaatcacacactcggctctgctgcacacacacacacaatcacacactcggctctgctgcacacacacacacaatcacacactcggctctgctgcacacacacacacacaatcacacactcggctctgctgcacacacacacacaatcacacactcggctctgctgcacacacacacacaatcacacactcggctctgctacacacacacacacaatcacacactcggctctgctacacacacacacaatcacacactctgctctgctacacacacacacaatcacacactcggctctgctgcacacacacacaatcacacactcggctctgctgcacacacacacacaatcacacactcggctctgctgcacacacacacacaatcacacactcggctctgctgcacacacacacacaatcacacactcggctctgctgcacacacacacacaatcacacactctgctctgctgcacacacacacacaatcacacactcggctctgctacacacacacaatcacacactcggctctgctgcacacacacaatcacacactcggctctgctgcacatacacacacaatcacacactcggctctgctgcacacacacacacacacacacactcggctctgctgcacacacacacacagtcacaaactcagccctgctgcatacacacagaactgctgcatttacacaatcacacacagctctgctacatacacgtgatcacatatatacatagggggaaatttaatcaatgttggtgtaggtagaagttttttgtagatcgttttggttggtctaaatttggtgcaattgaacCAATtataccatacttgtgcaaggcacatgataaaattttgtgcaaagttccaaatctccacacagttctatttgtacacctgagctgcacctcacaggtaaagtgtacacagGGATTTTGAGGCCAAGagtccattgaggttttttgtccaccagcaaaatacgccagaaaaactgtcacagctttttcttgcgttgtcgtttttttgctggtgtgtggaaacagtcatttttttgtaccatatgacaattttttttttactgccttcagggtaccactccatgggccGGATGCAGAGACCCCGGTcctcagagtgtaaggaggtgaggagtgatgtatagcatatacagggtgcacagcatcactacttacctctgtcggctgtatagtatacaggggtgcatagtgtacccatgtacagtggggatcaaaagtttgggaaccccaggtgaaaatttgcattaatgtgcataaagaagacaaggaaagatggaaaaatctccaaaagacatcaaattacagattagacattcttataatatgtcaacaaaagttagattttatttccatcatttacacttccgaaataacaaaaccaaaaaatggcgtcttcaaaagtttgggcaccctgcagaatttatagcatgcactgcccctttacaaagccgagacctgccagtgtcatggattgttcttaatcatcatctgggaagaccaggtgatgtcaatctcaaaggttttaaatgcccagactcatctgaccttgccccaacaatcagcaccatgggttcttctaagcagttgtctagaaatctgaaactgaaaatagttgacactcacaaagctggagaaggctataagaagatagcaaaacattttcagatgtcaatatcctctgttcggaatgtaattaacaaATGGCAGTAATCAGGAACAGTGAAagataaagcaagatctggaagaccaagaaaaaaaatcagaacagctcgcaggattgtgagaaaaacaattcaaaacccacgtttgactgcacaatccctcaagaaagatctggcagacactgaagttgtggtacactattccactataaagagatacttgtacaaatatggtcttcatggaagagtaatcagaagaaaacctcttctacatcctcaccacaaaaatcagcatttgaactttgcaaatgaacatatagacaagcctgatgcattttggaaacaagttctgtggacagatgaggttaaaaatgaactttttggccggaatgagcaaaagtacgtttggagaagaaggggaacagaatttaatgaaaagaacctctgttcaactgtttagcatgggggtggatcaatcatgctttggggttgtattgcagctagtggcacagggaacatctcatgagtagaaggaaaaatggattcaataaaatttcaacaaattttggatgctaacttgatgccatctgtgaaaaagctgaagttaaagagagaatggcttctaaaaatggataatgatcctaaacacacctcgaaatccacaggggattacatcaagaggcgtaaacggaaggttttgccatggccttcacaatctcctgacctcaacataagtgaaaatctatggataaaccttaaaagagcagtgcgtgacagacagcccagaaatctcaaaaggaatggaagacttttgtaaggaagaatgggcaaagatacctcaaacaagaattgaaagactcttggctggctacaaaaagcgtttacaagctgtgatacttgccaaaagggggcagtacaagatattaactctgcagggtgcccaaacttttgcagacgccatttttttgttttctgttatttataaaaagtgtaaatgatggaaataaaatctaacttttgttgacatattataagaatgtcttatctgtaatttgatgccttttggagatttttcccatctttccttggcttctttatgcacattaatacaaatttttacctggggtgcctaaacttttgatccccactctatactatacaggagcccagcaaggaaagagttaacccacgctgctgctgagcacttctgggttaagtctttgtgcgctatcctgtatatacagctgtctatagatgactgtatatacaagatacagtaggcagacgtcaacaattggaggctccctgtttaggaacaccccagggggttcttctcattttagataggtgaatgtggaggactacgtcagattcggtggattgcgacgatgaacagcatttttttaaatgtcaataaaagggttaatgagggctgtgggggagtgttttttttttttttataatttttttccccaatgcgttgttttttataattgaagtttcaggattagtagtggaagccgtctagtAGACCAAATCCATTACTTAGCCGGGGCTTAgatttagccccaaaatcagttagcgataacccccaattattaccccggtacccaccgtcacaggggttccaggaagagccggtacaaacaggcctggagcatcaaaaatggcactcctgggcctaggtggtaacaggctggcattatttgggctggggagggccagtaacaattatccttgcccaccctggttacatctggctgatactgaaaaatggGGGAcctaccacttttttttatttttattattattaaaaaaaaacaaaaaaaaaaaaacgcatagggttccccctattttcagtataagccagataccaaccaagctgtAACAGCCtggtgttaccagggtgggcaaggactatTGTTACcggctctccccagcctaaataccaccagcctgttaccgcctaggcccaggagcgccatttttgatgctctggacctgttggtaccagctcttaccagcacccctgtggtaatgggtactggggtaataattgtagGTTAGCGCTAGCCGATTTtgaggctaatgctaagccccggcttagtaatggattcagtctataagacagcttccactactaaccctgaaaattccattataaaaaacatgacgcattgaagggaaaaaaaagggagcctccaattgttgctaaactaaaactcccatcatggggggctgtagttcaACAGCTGTAGAATGACCTGCtgagatctgcacctcagcccctagactataactcccatcatgcatggagtctgtccatgatgggagtagtagtccttaaagtcccacagccgggggatgtgcaagtgccatccctcagcgctgcggtactacaactactcccatcatgggacagactctgtccataatgggagttatagtccagggctaAGGGGCAgatagcaggtcattctccagagacccgctgcgatccgcatttattaactgtacaagccaGCGGCACATGTGactccccgccggctcctgtatacagctgtcaatTCATAATCCCCTCCGCCGGGAGCATGTCCcgccgacttttacagttaataaacgcggatcactgggggtctctggagaattacccgatgcgatctgcccctcagcccctgtacaataactcccatcatgggcagagtctgtcaatgatgggagtagtagttctaactGTTCCAAaatagtcccgcagccgggggggggggggggggataagcaaGTGCCGTCTCAGCGCTGCTCCCATcaaccatgatgggagtagttgtagtttagcagtgttgagggacaGTTCCTGTATCCCCCAGCTGCCTTGGTAGAACACTTTCCTATGTGTCCTTTTTCATGGTGTacttgtgaaagaaaaaaaaaaagaaaaaataaagtgtctaaaaaaacaaaacaaaaaaaaaaaacaacgcactTTATAAATAGTCTCCACTGTAAAATGCtttccacaatacacaaaaaatacTTGCTTTTTCCTCtatcaaaaaagacgcacaaaaaaaattaactgtgcaaatttttggaaaaatacccggggggggggggggggggggggtgaggcggTTAGGGAGATAAGCATGCAGTCTTCTGCCGGCTTGTTCTCCTGAGCGGTGAAGGTCTGAACACTCCAACACCtggcaatcaaaacttttgatatttagctagaacatgtcaaaagttgttttttctCACACAAGACTTAATAAATTGGGAGTAGGACCAACCCCTACAATGTTAAATAAATTGAAGGCAAGTTGATTAGATTTGGGTTTGGTGAATATTACTGTCAATTTGCTCAATGGTAACGAGCGATCCTTTTTCCATTAAAGACACAATAGTGTTTGTCACCTTTTTGTAGTCCACAGTGAACACCAACATTGCAGAATAAGCATTACACATACACAAGAAAACAGTTGAGCAAATTTGCTGAGATGGCTGCCAGTCTAAAGTGCTTTCCAGACTCTCCCACAGATGATATCAGGAGAAGAATAGCATTAGACATGTTGATTTTGTTTTTGGTTAAGCCGCCAATGCCGATGCTGTATAACAACAGCAGCTTACCCCGTACCTCTCCTCGCAACTCTCTTCGTTCAGAACACATAAATGTTCAGCCAAGCATTCATGTATAAGTCGTCCGGATAGATCGCTGTTAGCTGAAGGAGCATTTGGCTGACAGCTTCTGCATGTGTATGGTTTATACTTAAAACCTTTTTAGCTTGATAGACCTCTTGCTATATCGCGCCTGATCCCTTGTTCGCACGGGAGATAAGTTACAACCAGAGGCATCTGATTGCATCTTATTCTACCCTCTACACTGAAATAAACACAACCAAGTGTGCACAGTCATGATCCAGATGGGAGAGATATCTGGGGAGGTGACAGCTGTCATATCTATGGCCAACTTTAGGTTTCAGATCCTAAATGAATCGTATTCATCTCTATATCAGGACTATTATAAGTGATGAACATTGTATTTTTTAAATCCTTTATTTCTTGAAACCAAATATACAAATTATATGTATAAAACAGAACAATGTGTTAACAGTAAAGTATGTATTCTCTAATCCAGTAAGGGGTTTTCCCATAATTGAAAAATTATGCCTGAAGAGTGCCTGATTTGTGGCAGTCTTACCCACTGGGACCCACCACCAATAACAAGAACAGGGGTCCTGTCAACCATTTGTGATGCTCCATGCAATCTCTCTGGGACTGCCAAAGATATCTGTGGAGTGAATTCAGCTTTTTGTTTACACTCCCATAGGCCTAAGATATAGCGGCAGTATCTAATTAAATGATTGGTTGGGGGTCCCATTAGGTTTTTTAAATAATTCTTATAGAGAAAAACTCTTTAACTAGCACATATAGATTGAAATGAGCTTTGGTTCAATCTCACCAATACCTACTGAAATGTCAAATTCTCCATTCCGCTCGAATGATCTAATATTTACCagctgtaaatattttttttttaatacaacttTGGATTAATACTTTGCACACTATGTAATTTTGCATGTCACtcactcatttaaaaaaaattatttaaatttttttttccatcatcaAAAGGAAACTAGGATCCGTCAGCACATCAGTCTCTATAATTCCCTAAGTCTTTTTGCACAACTGAATAAATGTCTACAGTCCAAGTGCTGAAGAAACTCATCAAAAGTCAATAAATCCCATCATCCGCTTCGCTCACACTTGCACAGAAGTCTTGCTTAGCTGTAGAATGGTCTAGGAAACAGTCCACACCAAATACTTTCAGCTGCTCCTCGGAGATGCGTCTCAACAGGATCTCTGTGTCCTGGAATCTTTTATGGTTTAGTTTTTCAGCCCTGGATGCTTCTTCTTTTGTTGAGAATCTGACAAGCGCTTCTCCCAGACTGTCCCCATGATCATTATACAACAGACATATGTCCTTTTCAGTCAAAGTAAATCCAGTTAAAAAGTCAAGAACATCAAGTTTACACACACAAGCTGCAAAGTTTCTTAAATATAAGTATTTTAGTTCAGGTTCTATCCCTTTGTCCTCTAAAGCTGTATCCTCCAAGACAACTTCTTTCTTGCTTTTGATTAATTCCATCATATTCTCTTTGGAGATGGGCAGCACCCGCACACGACGACCCTTGAGAACTGCTTTGTCCAGCTCAAGAGCCCGTATGTAGTCATTTTCTGTGACAAACATCACAAAGCATTCCCGTAGTCTGCTGCCATTTTTGTCACACAGAAATGTGATCTGGGAGTCGCCAACAATTTCGAACAAAAACTTCCTTATGTGTGATTTTTCAGCACGGAGACTTACATTCACTAGATGTGCATAAAACTCGCGAATGCACACAGTGTCGTGATCATTCACGGACATTTCTGGTAACCATTTGCTTCCTTGTTTTTGCTTGTTCTTATGCGGACATGGCTTAATTTTACCACCCCAGGAGATCCATTCCTTTTCATTCGAATGTTTAACAGATAATACAGAAAACACAATTCGCTTTCCATTCCTTTTCATTTCCCgtttatgttgaggccattgataAGTCCCCAGGATCCTTTGGACGTGACGCGATTCCCCAAAGTGTACAAGGGCCTGCCCATTTCTAACTTTAATTACACTTTTCATAGACAATTCTTTGAAAATACTTTTTACATGATAAAGTTGGGCATCTAAGGGTCTGTAGGTTATACGTAAATAGCCAGGGATACATTTGTGTGTGCAGCGATTAGGATGCTGCTGAAATGCTGCTTTGTACTTGTTATCTACTGAAACATATACTGGAAAACCCATCAGTAGTTGGCCTGACATTTTCAGAGCCAAGGGCACACAAGACACTTtcttaaatctaacaaaagccTCTCCGTTTACACCACCAATAATTACAACACCATAAGGAGGAATCCTCAATTCACTAAAGAAATTTTTAATGTGACTGGAGTCTGCGTTAGGTGGAAGACCTTGTAATCGCACAATCCGCGCCATCTTTATGCTTTCTCAATTTGTTCCCTGTTGGCATAGAAAACGTACATATTAAGTTACACACAATAATTACCCAACATAATTGAGAATTTACTCAAGATATACTCCATGCACACGTGTGCAacactcttagggtatgttcacaccacgTAACGTGAACAGTATCTCAgcttgcagaattccacgagcggagattccatctggcggctGCCGAAATACAtcggcggtaggaccgtgcggcactgcaccgtcaccattgaatgctatgcagtgctcgctgacttccatgcaaaaaaaaaatgaacatgttctttctttgcgctgatcaatttcagcggcggacaataaTTGTCCGCCGCTAAAATTCCGCAGTGTGGACAGGTctgcagaagacccattcacactgttaggagttcacaccgcagaattctGACTCGCAATTCAGCACGGAATTCTGCACTATTTACTCAGTGTGAGCATACCCTTATATTGTATTCAGATGTAATGAAGATTTGTGATAAGATTACAAGATAAAATGACAAAGCAGCTCCACTAGTACAATTTTTTCACCCAATGTATTTTTCCTACACATTTTGTTGCACATAGGTTGCATGTACATCAGACACAATGTATTTTCCTGGACTACAGCTGCCACACGAGTGCATGTCAATGCTAAGATAAGGGATTGGCTACATCATCACATACTGGGACATCATAACGGCACTTCTACCAGGTACTCTGTAGAGGCAGCAGTACTGGATCAATTACACGCTGAGTATATGGTATTATTTGTCCTCCCATTACATAGACCTGCAAAATACACCGTAAGACCACTGAAGTCTTTAGGACACTGTCAGTGCAGCAATATGAGGGCTTGATATTTTTATGGGATGAATTTTACACTTGATTAAATcatcatttttgggtaaaaaaaataaaaataaaaatgtattaacaggGCCTGAATATATGCTCTGACCACCctgttcttaaaggagtactccggtggaaatacatttttttccaaatcatctggtaccagaaagttaaacggatctgtaaattacgtctattaaaaattgtaatccttccagtatttatgagctgctgtatactacagaggaagttgagttgttcttttctgtctgaccacaatgctctctactgacctgtccagagcaggagaggtttgctatggggatttgcgatttgctcctactctggacagttcctgacacggacagaggtgtcagcagagagcactgttgtctaacaaaagaaaaactcaaattcagcagctgataagtactggaaggattaagatttttttttttttatagaagtaatttacaaatctgtttaactttctggcaccagttgaaaagtaACGACGTACCTCTTTAATGCACCAGAGGGTATCTTTACACTCTGAAGCGTTTACAAtctatgaagtgagtgcaggagcttCATGGAGGGTAGGTTCCAGCTTATCAGCAGGCTGAACCTCACCACTTATGGTGGATATCCGCGTGACATCAATGCTGATGACAGCAGCAAAACAGTTGAGGGCTTCAGGGACACTAACCACCTGCTCTGGGGGAATTCTcttgtagggatgtcccgatactggtatAGGTACACTGGACATTTGCAAGAGTACTTGTACTCATGTATatgtccccgatacctaatcCGATAACACTCACCGGCGGGACCCCT from Hyla sarda isolate aHylSar1 chromosome 5, aHylSar1.hap1, whole genome shotgun sequence encodes:
- the LOC130274243 gene encoding RNA-binding protein 12-like, whose amino-acid sequence is MARIVRLQGLPPNADSSHIKNFFSELRIPPYGVVIIGGVNGEAFVRFKKVSCVPLALKMSGQLLMGFPVYVSVDNKYKAAFQQHPNRCTHKCIPGYLRITYRPLDAQLYHVKSIFKELSMKSVIKVRNGQALVHFGESRHVQRILGTYQWPQHKREMKRNGKRIVFSVLSVKHSNEKEWISWGGKIKPCPHKNKQKQGSKWLPEMSVNDHDTVCIREFYAHLVNVSLRAEKSHIRKFLFEIVGDSQITFLCDKNGSRLRECFVMFVTENDYIRALELDKAVLKGRRVRVLPISKENMMELIKSKKEVVLEDTALEDKGIEPELKYLYLRNFAACVCKLDVLDFLTGFTLTEKDICLLYNDHGDSLGEALVRFSTKEEASRAEKLNHKRFQDTEILLRRISEEQLKVFGVDCFLDHSTAKQDFCASVSEADDGIY